A single region of the Prochlorococcus marinus str. MIT 0917 genome encodes:
- the cgtA gene encoding Obg family GTPase CgtA has translation MQFIDQAIIDVKAGSGGDGISAFRREKYVPAGGPAGGDGGQGGNVVLEADDNLQTLLDFKFQKLISAEDGQRGGPNKCTGASGNDTVLKVPCGTEVRHISTNIILGDLTHKGQQLIVAFGGKGGFGNARYLSNSNRAPEKFTEGKEGEEWSLQLELKLLAEVGIIGLPNAGKSTLISVISSARPKIADYPFTTLIPNLGVVRRPSGDGTVFADIPGLISGASKGIGLGHDFLRHIERTKVLLHLIDSASNDPINDFKTINEELTSYGHDLISKPRIFVLNKKELLNENDIKKLVDKVEQLTEKNVHVISAVTRFGLDDLLSSIWNELGY, from the coding sequence ATGCAATTTATTGATCAGGCTATTATTGATGTCAAAGCAGGTTCAGGTGGTGATGGCATCTCTGCTTTTAGAAGAGAAAAGTATGTTCCAGCTGGTGGCCCTGCAGGGGGAGATGGCGGCCAAGGAGGAAATGTTGTATTAGAGGCTGATGATAATCTTCAAACTCTTTTGGATTTTAAATTTCAGAAATTAATTTCTGCTGAGGATGGCCAGAGAGGTGGTCCCAATAAATGCACTGGTGCATCAGGAAATGACACTGTACTTAAAGTTCCATGTGGAACGGAGGTAAGACATATCTCTACAAATATCATTCTTGGTGACTTAACTCACAAAGGTCAGCAACTTATTGTCGCCTTTGGTGGAAAAGGAGGTTTTGGTAACGCTCGCTATTTATCAAATAGTAATAGAGCACCAGAAAAGTTCACTGAGGGAAAAGAGGGGGAAGAATGGTCATTGCAATTGGAATTAAAACTGCTAGCAGAAGTTGGAATTATTGGGTTACCAAATGCAGGTAAAAGTACTTTGATTTCTGTAATCTCCTCTGCAAGACCAAAAATTGCTGATTATCCATTTACAACTTTAATTCCTAATCTCGGAGTAGTAAGGAGACCCTCAGGAGACGGAACAGTTTTTGCAGATATTCCCGGTTTAATCTCTGGAGCATCAAAAGGTATTGGACTAGGGCATGATTTTCTCCGACATATTGAAAGAACAAAGGTGTTACTTCATTTGATTGATTCAGCATCAAATGATCCAATAAATGATTTCAAAACTATTAATGAGGAATTAACGTCTTATGGTCATGATTTGATCTCCAAGCCTAGGATTTTTGTTCTTAATAAAAAAGAGCTTTTAAATGAGAATGACATTAAAAAACTTGTAGATAAAGTTGAGCAATTAACGGAAAAAAATGTACATGTAATTTCCGCTGTAACTAGATTTGGTCTAGATGATTTGTTGAGTTCTATTTGGAACGAACTCGGATATTAA
- a CDS encoding CP12 domain-containing protein translates to MKSIDEHIKKDQSEIQTAQASGNDPKVRHLTDELHSLEEYKEHHPEDKHDPNALELFCDANPDEPECLVYDD, encoded by the coding sequence ATGAAATCAATCGACGAGCATATTAAAAAGGATCAGTCAGAGATCCAAACAGCTCAAGCTTCAGGTAATGACCCTAAAGTACGTCACTTAACTGATGAGCTTCATTCTCTCGAGGAATATAAAGAGCATCATCCCGAGGACAAGCATGATCCAAACGCACTTGAACTTTTCTGTGACGCTAACCCCGACGAACCAGAGTGCTTGGTGTACGACGATTAA
- a CDS encoding DUF2301 domain-containing membrane protein, with the protein MKELNSYFKSSDPIKGVYGDFIVTSEDKKEVLLYRFSIISCALFFSIGLAQWFINGSSQVWICFAGLVISLGLSLKWIHIYLRRLHQALVLFWVIGCIGLGVITYHFGLTNVVHGLQENPKWVFLVGPIFVSLTGVGFKEFFCFRRIEAIGITIFIPIAFIGHLTELTNEKFTFALLALSALLLLILGIRKFDLPAEADVGDKSVFDFLESQRILNTPDVETS; encoded by the coding sequence ATGAAAGAATTAAATTCTTATTTTAAATCTTCGGATCCCATTAAAGGAGTATATGGAGATTTCATAGTAACCTCCGAAGATAAGAAAGAAGTCCTCTTATATCGCTTTTCTATTATTTCTTGTGCCCTATTCTTTTCCATAGGTCTAGCCCAATGGTTTATCAATGGATCTAGTCAAGTATGGATTTGTTTTGCAGGTTTGGTAATCAGTTTAGGGTTAAGTCTTAAGTGGATACACATTTATTTAAGACGTTTACATCAAGCACTTGTTTTGTTTTGGGTAATTGGTTGCATTGGTTTAGGAGTAATTACATATCACTTTGGATTAACAAATGTTGTTCATGGTCTCCAAGAAAATCCAAAGTGGGTATTTCTTGTTGGACCAATTTTTGTATCCCTAACAGGAGTAGGTTTCAAAGAATTTTTTTGTTTTAGAAGAATAGAGGCAATAGGAATCACAATTTTTATTCCAATTGCTTTTATTGGACATTTAACTGAACTCACCAATGAAAAATTTACTTTTGCACTATTAGCTCTTTCTGCTCTACTTTTATTGATATTGGGAATAAGAAAATTTGACCTTCCAGCAGAAGCTGACGTAGGAGACAAAAGTGTGTTTGATTTTTTAGAGAGTCAAAGAATACTAAACACACCAGATGTTGAAACAAGTTAA
- a CDS encoding glutathione S-transferase family protein, which produces MAIPPIFVKAARQIWNFEWKILMNGLAPSDSEGNYKRPINLQKQIQIPTKEDLKNRSSNQMPGLIVGKSCPWAHRAWMIYEIKGLKKSINLHIAQVDNAGGRWILDPPIKRCKSLQELYRKCGNYQSKRATVPMLFDPGNEPESKPRLINNESAELVKILNNWPIYDQDIDLNPSKSKKQIINWQILIQENINNGVYKCGFARNQKAYEKASKDLFSALNIIEKHLQSNGPWLCGKNITIADIRLFPTLIRWEAIYFPLFKCSNKPIRSFPNIVKWRKKIFNIYNIEKTCDADAWRKDYFGALFPINPSSIIPKGENIKKIVNN; this is translated from the coding sequence ATGGCCATACCACCAATATTTGTTAAAGCTGCAAGACAAATTTGGAATTTTGAGTGGAAAATTTTAATGAATGGATTAGCCCCATCAGATTCTGAGGGAAATTATAAGAGACCAATAAATCTTCAAAAACAAATTCAAATCCCGACCAAGGAAGATTTAAAAAATAGATCTTCCAATCAAATGCCAGGTTTGATTGTTGGCAAAAGTTGTCCTTGGGCCCACAGAGCATGGATGATTTACGAGATCAAAGGATTAAAGAAATCAATCAATCTTCACATTGCTCAAGTAGACAACGCCGGAGGAAGATGGATATTAGACCCTCCAATAAAACGATGTAAAAGCCTCCAAGAGCTTTACCGAAAGTGCGGAAATTATCAATCAAAAAGAGCAACAGTACCAATGCTTTTCGATCCAGGTAATGAACCCGAATCAAAACCAAGGCTTATAAATAATGAAAGCGCTGAGCTTGTCAAAATATTAAATAACTGGCCTATATATGATCAAGACATAGACCTTAACCCAAGCAAATCTAAAAAACAAATAATTAACTGGCAGATTTTAATTCAAGAAAATATTAATAATGGAGTTTACAAATGTGGATTTGCTAGAAATCAAAAAGCATATGAAAAAGCTTCTAAAGATTTGTTCTCAGCTCTAAATATTATAGAAAAGCATCTTCAGTCAAATGGACCTTGGCTGTGTGGAAAAAATATAACAATTGCTGACATAAGACTTTTCCCTACACTTATTAGGTGGGAAGCAATTTATTTCCCTCTATTTAAATGTAGTAATAAGCCAATTAGATCATTTCCAAATATAGTTAAGTGGAGAAAAAAGATTTTTAACATATACAATATTGAAAAAACATGTGATGCTGATGCTTGGAGAAAAGATTATTTCGGAGCTTTATTCCCTATAAACCCAAGTAGTATTATTCCTAAAGGTGAAAATATAAAAAAAATTGTCAACAATTAA